In 'Nostoc azollae' 0708, the following are encoded in one genomic region:
- a CDS encoding UDP-glucose dehydrogenase family protein, protein MRVCVIGTGYVGLVTGACLAYIGHDVICIDNNEEKVKLMKSGQSPIFEPGLSEIMQSAINSRNIQFSSDLPAGVAHGEILFIAVGTPPLPNGESDTRYVEAVARGIGANLNGGYKVIVNKSTVPIGSGDWVRMIVLDGIAERQKTLIPISGSSCEEKLPEISAQFDVVSNPEFLREGSAVYDTFNPDRIVLGGNSLQAIGMMKDLYAPIVERKFAADQSLPPVPVLVTDLSSAEMIKYAANAFLATKISFINEVANICDRVGADVTQVAKGIGLDSRIGNKFLQAGIGWGGSCFPKDVSALIHTADDYGYEAQLMKAAVSVNERQRLIALEKLQQALKILKGKTVGLLGLTFKPDTDDLRDAPALNLIEQLNRLGAKVKAYDPIISQTGMRHGLSGVLVETDAERLADSCDALVLVTEWQQFSTLDYGKMARLMNHAVMIDGRNFLDPEAMVRDGFQYVGVGR, encoded by the coding sequence ATGCGTGTTTGCGTAATTGGGACTGGTTATGTAGGTTTGGTTACAGGCGCTTGTTTAGCTTATATCGGTCATGATGTTATTTGCATAGATAACAACGAAGAAAAAGTAAAATTAATGAAGTCTGGCCAGTCGCCAATTTTCGAGCCGGGACTCTCCGAAATTATGCAGTCTGCCATTAATAGTCGAAATATTCAATTCTCCTCAGATTTACCTGCGGGAGTGGCGCACGGAGAAATTCTGTTTATTGCTGTCGGAACTCCTCCTTTGCCTAATGGTGAAAGTGATACCCGGTATGTAGAAGCTGTAGCTCGTGGTATTGGGGCAAATCTCAATGGTGGTTATAAGGTAATTGTCAATAAATCTACTGTACCTATCGGTTCTGGTGACTGGGTGCGAATGATTGTTTTAGATGGTATTGCTGAACGCCAAAAAACATTGATACCAATTAGTGGATCATCCTGTGAAGAAAAACTACCTGAGATTTCTGCTCAGTTTGATGTTGTTAGCAATCCAGAGTTTTTACGGGAAGGTTCGGCTGTTTACGATACTTTTAATCCTGATCGGATTGTCTTGGGAGGTAATAGTCTGCAAGCGATTGGGATGATGAAGGATCTCTATGCGCCCATTGTGGAACGCAAGTTTGCGGCTGATCAGTCTTTACCTCCTGTACCAGTTTTGGTGACTGACTTGAGTTCAGCGGAGATGATCAAATACGCTGCTAATGCTTTTTTGGCGACTAAAATTAGTTTTATTAATGAAGTTGCAAATATTTGTGATCGCGTCGGTGCTGATGTCACTCAAGTAGCAAAAGGTATTGGTCTAGATTCCCGGATTGGTAACAAATTCTTACAAGCTGGTATTGGTTGGGGTGGTTCTTGTTTCCCCAAAGATGTTTCTGCACTGATTCATACTGCTGATGATTATGGCTATGAAGCCCAACTCATGAAAGCTGCTGTGAGTGTGAATGAACGTCAACGTTTAATTGCTCTGGAAAAACTCCAACAAGCTCTGAAAATCCTCAAAGGTAAAACTGTGGGATTACTGGGTTTGACTTTCAAACCCGATACAGATGATTTGCGCGATGCACCAGCACTGAACTTGATTGAGCAACTGAACCGACTCGGTGCGAAAGTCAAAGCTTACGACCCGATTATTTCTCAAACAGGTATGCGTCATGGTCTTTCGGGAGTGTTAGTAGAAACTGATGCTGAAAGATTAGCTGATAGCTGTGATGCATTAGTACTTGTGACCGAATGGCAACAATTCAGCACTTTAGATTATGGGAAAATGGCAAGGTTGATGAACCACGCTGTCATGATTGACGGTCGTAACTTCTTAGACCCTGAAGCGATGGTAAGGGACGGGTTCCAATATGTAGGTGTGGGAAGGTGA
- a CDS encoding rhodanese-like domain-containing protein — translation MSNLVADVHDLKSRLEWGQPAFTIIDVRDRHTYNHGHISGAISIPLDDLADRAKSALHKERHIYVYGEHDTHTAHAARKLRDAGFSHVSEIQGGLNAWKTVGGATEGI, via the coding sequence ATGAGTAATTTAGTTGCTGATGTTCATGATTTGAAATCGCGTCTGGAATGGGGGCAACCCGCTTTTACAATTATTGATGTACGCGATCGCCATACCTATAATCACGGCCACATCAGTGGGGCAATCTCCATCCCCTTGGATGACTTAGCTGACCGTGCTAAATCTGCTCTACATAAAGAACGGCATATCTATGTTTATGGCGAACATGATACACATACAGCCCATGCAGCTCGAAAGTTACGAGATGCTGGCTTTAGTCATGTATCGGAAATCCAAGGTGGTCTTAACGCTTGGAAAACAGTCGGTGGCGCTACAGAAGGTATCTAA
- the mutL gene encoding DNA mismatch repair endonuclease MutL: protein MASTIKALPTEVVYLITAGEVIDSLASVVRELVENSLDAGATRIVVYINPQQWGVRVADNGWGMNFDDLQQAATAHSTSKIHSPADLWNITSLGFRGEALHSLTTLADLEILSRPVGGTEGWQFVYGDGGKVVNRKVTAIAPGTVVTVNNLFANCLPRRQGLPTPTQQIKAVQNVVQQIALCHPQVTYQVWQNYREWFTIYSGLSVEKIIPQILPQVRQSDLKEVQLKVPNSQSPVPSRDVACSVSTPLSTLVIGLPDRCHRNRPDWVKVAINGRIIKSPELEQTIFSAFHRTLPRDRYPVCFLHLTVSPDQINWNRHPAKTEIYLNGLSYWQEQITQAINQALLISEANIKESVYTTRVSKLLQVAEAKGSYNFNYKSTDSNTKNLLQAVAQVSNTYIVAEHSGGMWLVEQHIAHERVLYEQLCDNWQIVPIESPIILYQLSSAQVTQLQSLGLDIEPFGEKLWAVRNIPAMLQHREDSCEALLELSWGGDLQTAQVAVACRTAIRNGTPMNLPEMQQLLNDWQRTRNPRTCPHGRPIYLSLEESALSRFFRRHWVIGKSHGI, encoded by the coding sequence GTGGCATCTACTATTAAAGCTTTACCGACAGAAGTTGTATATCTCATTACGGCTGGAGAGGTAATTGATTCTTTAGCTTCTGTGGTGCGGGAATTGGTGGAAAATTCTCTTGATGCTGGTGCAACGCGAATTGTGGTTTATATAAATCCCCAACAGTGGGGAGTGCGTGTAGCAGATAATGGTTGGGGAATGAACTTTGATGATCTGCAACAAGCTGCAACAGCACACAGCACCAGTAAAATTCACTCTCCTGCTGATTTGTGGAACATTACTAGTTTAGGCTTTCGCGGTGAAGCATTACATAGTTTAACAACTTTGGCCGATTTAGAAATTCTTAGTCGTCCTGTGGGGGGAACTGAAGGATGGCAGTTTGTTTATGGTGATGGTGGAAAAGTTGTAAATAGGAAAGTAACTGCGATCGCTCCCGGTACAGTAGTTACAGTTAATAATTTATTTGCTAATTGTCTGCCACGTCGTCAAGGTTTACCCACACCGACACAGCAAATCAAAGCTGTACAAAATGTAGTTCAACAGATTGCTTTGTGTCATCCCCAGGTTACTTACCAGGTTTGGCAGAATTACCGAGAATGGTTCACTATTTATTCTGGATTGAGTGTGGAAAAAATTATTCCACAAATTTTGCCCCAAGTGCGACAAAGTGATTTAAAAGAGGTACAATTAAAAGTACCCAATTCCCAATCCCCAGTTCCCAGTAGAGACGTTGCTTGCAGCGTCTCTACTCCCCTATCTACATTAGTGATAGGTTTACCGGATAGGTGCCATCGTAACCGTCCTGACTGGGTGAAAGTAGCGATTAATGGCAGAATTATCAAATCGCCGGAATTAGAACAAACAATTTTCTCAGCATTTCATAGAACATTACCACGCGATCGCTATCCCGTGTGTTTTTTGCATCTTACAGTTTCTCCCGACCAAATCAACTGGAATCGTCACCCCGCCAAAACCGAAATATATCTTAATGGCTTGAGTTATTGGCAAGAACAAATAACTCAAGCCATTAACCAAGCCTTACTTATTTCTGAAGCCAATATCAAAGAATCAGTCTACACAACCAGAGTTAGTAAATTACTGCAAGTAGCAGAAGCAAAAGGCAGTTATAACTTTAATTATAAAAGTACAGATAGCAACACTAAAAATTTATTACAAGCTGTCGCCCAAGTTAGTAATACTTATATTGTAGCTGAACATTCAGGGGGAATGTGGTTAGTAGAACAACACATAGCCCATGAGCGAGTTTTGTATGAGCAATTATGTGATAATTGGCAAATTGTACCGATTGAAAGTCCAATCATTCTTTATCAATTATCTTCAGCCCAAGTCACTCAATTGCAAAGTCTAGGTTTAGATATTGAACCATTTGGAGAAAAACTTTGGGCAGTACGCAATATTCCCGCAATGTTGCAACACCGAGAAGATAGCTGCGAAGCACTTTTAGAATTAAGTTGGGGAGGAGACTTACAAACAGCCCAGGTTGCTGTTGCTTGTCGAACTGCTATTCGTAATGGTACACCAATGAACTTACCAGAAATGCAGCAATTATTAAATGATTGGCAACGCACACGCAACCCCCGCACCTGTCCACATGGTAGACCGATTTATTTATCCTTAGAAGAATCAGCTTTATCTCGTTTTTTCCGTCGCCATTGGGTGATTGGGAAAAGTCATGGAATTTAA
- a CDS encoding ArsC/Spx/MgsR family protein: MARVIFYEKPGCKNNTRQKVLLTAAGHEVIAYSLLTEPWTVERLRSFFGDRPVLEWFNKAAPRIKSGEVNPENMDADTALVMMLRDPLLIRRPLLEVGERREIGFDVEKIDAWIGLKAVDDSFKEMSENLMQLDLQGCAHGKNHEHHHHGDGSCKHH; this comes from the coding sequence ATGGCCAGAGTAATTTTCTATGAAAAACCAGGCTGTAAAAACAATACCAGACAAAAAGTATTACTCACAGCGGCCGGCCATGAAGTTATTGCATATAGCTTATTAACAGAACCTTGGACTGTAGAAAGATTGCGGTCATTTTTTGGTGATCGCCCCGTCCTCGAATGGTTCAACAAAGCCGCACCTCGGATAAAATCTGGAGAGGTGAACCCTGAGAACATGGACGCTGATACGGCTTTAGTCATGATGCTCAGGGATCCCCTATTAATTCGTCGTCCTTTGCTAGAAGTAGGAGAAAGACGGGAAATAGGCTTTGATGTCGAGAAAATTGACGCATGGATAGGCTTAAAAGCTGTTGATGACTCTTTTAAAGAAATGAGTGAAAACCTAATGCAGCTAGACCTTCAAGGCTGCGCTCATGGAAAAAATCACGAACACCATCATCATGGTGATGGTAGTTGTAAACATCACTGA
- a CDS encoding cupin has protein sequence MQGKDWFVAENGQHQVCKSAREWDLLRDNYRLYRFLTEVEDVLKDVEDQSTHLPELRMLVRRLIINSYWVQSQFLQPDPRSGISVLLLYDELGFPLTVQTVSFAPGTTSTIHNHGTWGIVAILKGQEKNTLWQRNSTLELPEKLEKVGEIDLNPGDLISFAPETIHHVQAVGEEPTVTFNIYGETDPKERFEFDVINNIAKKF, from the coding sequence ATGCAAGGTAAGGATTGGTTTGTTGCTGAAAATGGACAGCATCAAGTCTGTAAATCAGCAAGAGAATGGGATTTATTACGTGATAATTATCGTCTATATCGGTTTCTCACAGAAGTAGAAGATGTTCTCAAAGATGTTGAGGATCAATCAACTCATCTTCCTGAACTGAGAATGTTAGTTAGACGATTAATTATTAATTCCTATTGGGTGCAAAGTCAATTTTTACAACCTGATCCAAGATCAGGAATCTCGGTGTTATTGTTATATGATGAATTAGGATTTCCCTTAACAGTGCAAACAGTCTCATTTGCACCAGGGACGACTTCTACTATTCATAATCATGGAACATGGGGAATAGTTGCCATATTAAAAGGTCAGGAAAAGAACACACTCTGGCAACGTAATTCCACACTAGAACTTCCAGAGAAACTTGAAAAAGTAGGAGAAATTGATTTAAATCCCGGAGACTTAATCAGTTTTGCCCCTGAAACAATACATCATGTTCAAGCTGTTGGGGAAGAACCAACAGTTACATTTAATATTTATGGAGAAACTGACCCGAAAGAAAGATTTGAATTTGATGTAATTAACAATATTGCCAAGAAATTTTAA
- a CDS encoding cytochrome c oxidase subunit 3 gives MTAITTSEHHEGGQEAHPDLRVWGLLTFLVSESLMFGGFFATYLFFKGTTAVWPPEGTEVELFVPTINTIILVSSSFVIHFGDMAIKKNSVSWMRFWYFITAVMGAVFLAGQVYEYMNLGYSLTTNVFANCFYLMTGFHGLHVFIGLLLILGVLWRSLRHGHYSATKHTGIEMAEIYWHFVDIIWIVLFTLVYILNAF, from the coding sequence ATGACTGCAATTACAACTAGTGAACATCACGAAGGTGGACAGGAAGCACATCCAGATTTAAGAGTTTGGGGACTGTTAACTTTTTTGGTTTCTGAATCTTTGATGTTTGGTGGATTTTTCGCCACCTATTTGTTTTTTAAAGGTACTACGGCAGTTTGGCCACCAGAAGGAACAGAAGTAGAATTATTTGTACCCACAATTAACACTATCATTCTTGTTTCTAGCAGTTTTGTCATTCACTTCGGTGATATGGCAATTAAAAAAAATAGCGTTAGTTGGATGCGGTTTTGGTATTTTATCACCGCAGTTATGGGTGCTGTATTCCTAGCCGGTCAGGTTTATGAATATATGAACTTGGGTTATAGTCTAACCACCAATGTTTTCGCTAATTGCTTTTATTTGATGACGGGTTTCCACGGGTTGCACGTCTTTATCGGACTGTTGTTAATTTTGGGTGTGTTATGGCGTTCTTTGCGTCATGGTCATTATTCTGCTACCAAACATACAGGCATCGAAATGGCAGAAATTTACTGGCACTTCGTTGATATAATCTGGATTGTTCTATTCACTTTGGTTTACATTCTCAACGCATTTTAA
- the ctaD gene encoding cytochrome c oxidase subunit I, whose product MTQLEVPLNTPHISDHKAWKLKDYFTFNIDHKVIGIQYLVTAFAFYLIGGLMAIAIRTELATPEADFIDPNLYNAFMTNHGTIMIFLWIVPSAIGGFGNYLVPLMLGARDMAFPKLNAIAFWLNPPAGLLLLLSFIFGGSQSGWTAYPPLSLVTAPIAQTMWILAIVLVGTSSILGSLNFVITILMMKVPSMKWDQVPLFCWAILATSILALLSTPVLAAGLILLLFDINFGTSFFKPDAGGNVVIYQHLFWFYSHPAVYLMILPIFGIMSEVIPTHARKPIFGYKAIAYSSVAICVVGLFVWVHHMFTSGTPGWMRMFFTISTLIVGVPTGVKIFGWVATLWGGKIRFTSAMLFAIGLLSMFVIGGLSGVTMGTVPFDVHVHDTYYVVAHFHYVLFGGSVFGIYAGIYHWFPKMTGRMMNETWGRVHFVLTLIGTNLTFLPMHELGLQGMPRRVAMYDPQFISLNQLCTIGAFILGISVIPFAYNAINSWRNGEFAGDNPWESLTLEWTTSSPPILENWEVLPVVTHGPYDYGQIHDESSSVTEAVS is encoded by the coding sequence ATGACACAGTTAGAAGTTCCACTAAATACGCCACACATCTCAGATCATAAGGCGTGGAAATTGAAGGACTATTTCACCTTTAATATTGATCACAAAGTAATTGGGATTCAATATTTGGTGACGGCCTTTGCATTTTATTTGATTGGTGGGTTGATGGCGATCGCTATCCGCACCGAGTTAGCAACACCAGAAGCAGACTTCATTGATCCAAATCTGTACAACGCTTTCATGACCAATCATGGGACAATCATGATTTTCCTATGGATTGTTCCCAGTGCAATTGGGGGATTTGGTAATTATCTAGTTCCCTTGATGCTGGGTGCTAGAGATATGGCGTTTCCCAAATTAAATGCGATCGCCTTTTGGTTAAATCCACCCGCAGGATTATTACTGTTACTAAGTTTCATTTTTGGTGGTTCTCAATCTGGTTGGACAGCTTACCCACCTTTAAGCTTAGTCACAGCACCAATCGCGCAAACAATGTGGATTTTGGCGATTGTATTAGTAGGAACTTCCTCAATTTTGGGTTCATTAAACTTTGTCATCACCATTTTGATGATGAAAGTTCCTAGCATGAAATGGGATCAAGTCCCCTTATTTTGCTGGGCAATTTTAGCAACTTCCATACTCGCACTTTTATCTACACCAGTATTAGCAGCAGGTTTAATTCTGCTGTTATTTGATATTAACTTTGGGACTTCCTTCTTCAAACCAGATGCAGGTGGTAACGTCGTTATTTACCAACATTTATTCTGGTTTTATTCCCATCCAGCAGTTTATTTAATGATTCTGCCGATTTTCGGAATTATGTCAGAAGTTATTCCCACCCATGCACGGAAACCTATTTTCGGTTATAAAGCGATCGCCTATTCCAGTGTCGCCATTTGCGTCGTCGGTTTATTCGTCTGGGTACACCATATGTTCACGAGTGGAACACCCGGTTGGATGCGGATGTTCTTCACCATTTCTACCCTCATAGTTGGGGTTCCCACAGGTGTAAAAATCTTCGGTTGGGTTGCAACCCTCTGGGGTGGAAAAATCCGTTTTACCAGCGCCATGTTATTTGCGATCGGCTTATTATCCATGTTCGTCATTGGTGGTTTAAGCGGCGTAACAATGGGAACAGTACCCTTTGACGTTCACGTCCACGACACATATTATGTAGTCGCACATTTCCACTACGTTTTATTTGGCGGTTCCGTTTTTGGTATTTACGCAGGTATCTATCATTGGTTCCCCAAAATGACCGGCAGAATGATGAATGAAACCTGGGGAAGAGTTCACTTTGTTCTCACTTTAATTGGTACCAACTTAACATTCCTACCCATGCACGAATTGGGTTTACAAGGAATGCCTCGCCGAGTTGCCATGTATGATCCCCAATTTATCAGCTTAAACCAGCTTTGCACCATTGGGGCATTCATTTTAGGTATTTCAGTAATTCCCTTCGCTTACAACGCTATTAACAGTTGGAGAAACGGCGAGTTCGCAGGTGATAATCCTTGGGAAAGTTTAACTTTGGAATGGACAACTAGTTCCCCTCCAATTCTTGAAAACTGGGAAGTATTACCCGTTGTCACTCATGGACCCTATGACTATGGTCAGATTCATGATGAATCTTCTTCAGTGACAGAAGCTGTAAGTTAA
- a CDS encoding cytochrome c oxidase subunit II, with protein MQKVPVSLWTLLAGMIISPISIWIGQNHHLLPVQASQQAPLVDGFFNIMFTIAIALFLVVEGTILIFLFMYRRRPGDNSDGTPIKGNLALEIFWTAVPTVIVVVLGIYSVNIYNQMGGLEPGSHPHGHVAHVSGTAIAASMSDGSQSLVTPNIGIGRSPQTQGKPADLVVDVKGIQFAWLFNYPQTGISAGELHVPVGADVQLNLSADDVIHSFWVPQFRLKQDAIPGVPTELRFVATKPGTYPVVCAELCGGYHGSMRSQVIVHTQGDFDSWLTENQLAQQQGKPQVVAVNPADLSTSEFLTPYINDMGVGAATLSQIEK; from the coding sequence ATGCAAAAAGTTCCTGTATCGTTGTGGACGCTTTTAGCTGGGATGATAATTTCCCCTATTAGCATCTGGATTGGTCAAAATCATCATCTACTTCCAGTACAAGCATCGCAACAAGCGCCTTTGGTAGACGGATTTTTTAATATCATGTTTACCATTGCGATCGCTCTATTTTTAGTAGTAGAAGGAACGATTTTAATTTTCTTGTTTATGTATCGTCGCCGTCCAGGTGACAATAGTGATGGTACGCCCATAAAAGGTAACTTAGCCTTAGAGATTTTTTGGACAGCAGTACCAACTGTCATTGTGGTTGTTTTAGGTATTTACAGCGTAAATATTTATAACCAAATGGGAGGATTAGAACCGGGTAGTCATCCTCATGGCCATGTTGCTCATGTTTCTGGTACGGCGATAGCTGCTAGTATGAGTGATGGTTCTCAATCTTTAGTTACTCCCAATATTGGTATTGGTCGAAGTCCCCAAACTCAAGGTAAACCAGCAGATTTGGTAGTTGATGTCAAAGGGATTCAGTTTGCGTGGTTATTTAACTATCCTCAAACTGGTATTTCTGCTGGAGAACTGCACGTTCCTGTTGGTGCTGATGTGCAACTGAATTTATCAGCAGATGATGTAATTCATTCCTTCTGGGTTCCCCAATTTCGCTTGAAACAAGATGCAATTCCCGGTGTACCGACCGAACTGAGATTCGTGGCTACAAAACCAGGTACATATCCAGTAGTTTGTGCAGAATTGTGTGGTGGCTATCACGGTTCTATGCGATCACAAGTTATTGTCCACACCCAAGGAGATTTTGATAGTTGGTTAACAGAGAATCAGTTAGCACAACAGCAGGGAAAACCTCAAGTTGTAGCTGTTAATCCCGCTGATTTATCCACATCTGAATTTCTTACTCCATACATTAATGATATGGGAGTAGGTGCAGCAACTCTATCTCAAATTGAAAAATAG
- the fdxB gene encoding ferredoxin III, nif-specific has translation MATLTGVTFGGKTWTPKFAQAIDKDKCIGCGRCIKVCGQSVLDLKALNEEGEFVEDEDDEEIERKVMSVEHPENCIGCEACSRICPKNCYSHTTSDN, from the coding sequence ATGGCAACATTAACAGGCGTAACATTTGGCGGTAAGACTTGGACACCTAAATTTGCCCAAGCAATTGATAAAGATAAATGTATCGGTTGTGGCAGATGTATTAAAGTATGCGGTCAAAGTGTTTTAGATTTGAAAGCATTGAACGAAGAGGGTGAATTTGTAGAAGATGAAGATGATGAAGAAATTGAACGGAAGGTAATGTCAGTTGAACATCCAGAAAACTGCATTGGTTGTGAAGCTTGTTCTAGAATTTGTCCCAAAAACTGTTATTCTCATACAACATCAGATAACTAA
- a CDS encoding helix-turn-helix domain-containing protein, whose translation MPYTIPNKNCDGCDNCRPQCPTGAIKIENDKYWIDPCLCNNCEGYYPEPQCVIACPSNSPIPWQAKKGRCKVEAREPTSPDLFSNGKNNPFASAIVIWEACNLLAQRKSLNWETDAEGNLHYSRQVNQGRGAISFHIQDPFQVSNLAKDLQAIESLDIRAACIHLIFAAHATTLEQPWDQEFAIDERQIEKYLGLEKRKDLNKVAKLCLIKNIVQQGCSLIVSIDWPQRGRVPGFSVLDSRLWHLTDIQHHFQEDDQGCKYLIGLTFKIKAGIWAQHFLNKQGCKERSRFYQYGSLPKTLLTTVMSLWQQHEGAVRLMLWLLFKTKMGREQRITVPTLLRVAYGEEKIHLAARQRDERKRLLRTFENDLEVLNHYGVKAIFDPITYPREIQPLWAKLVDIPEDPHEALEFWINDGSGHTRLTDSGPRGKWKLLMNARISSFELPPEWEQQSSEAEKKKRRAIRSKKIIKSTDDLLAEQVIQARKSIDLSQRELAKLTGKSQSWIRDVESGRLKPKLEDQILLRKVLNIL comes from the coding sequence ATGCCTTATACAATTCCTAACAAAAATTGCGATGGATGTGATAACTGCCGCCCCCAATGTCCTACGGGTGCAATCAAAATTGAAAATGATAAATATTGGATTGATCCTTGTCTGTGTAACAATTGTGAGGGTTATTATCCAGAACCGCAATGTGTAATTGCCTGTCCAAGCAATTCTCCCATACCTTGGCAAGCTAAAAAAGGCAGATGCAAAGTTGAAGCGCGAGAACCTACCAGTCCTGATTTATTTTCTAATGGCAAGAATAACCCTTTTGCTTCGGCAATAGTTATTTGGGAAGCTTGCAATCTACTAGCGCAACGTAAATCATTAAATTGGGAGACAGACGCAGAAGGTAATTTACATTATAGCCGACAAGTTAATCAAGGTCGGGGTGCAATTTCCTTTCACATCCAAGACCCATTTCAAGTTAGCAACCTGGCTAAAGATTTACAAGCAATCGAAAGTCTCGATATTCGGGCTGCTTGTATTCATCTGATTTTTGCCGCCCATGCTACAACCTTAGAACAACCTTGGGATCAGGAATTTGCGATTGATGAACGCCAAATTGAAAAATATTTGGGGTTAGAAAAACGCAAAGACCTCAATAAAGTTGCCAAGCTATGTCTAATCAAAAACATCGTCCAGCAAGGTTGTTCACTGATTGTTTCTATTGACTGGCCTCAAAGGGGTAGAGTTCCCGGATTTTCTGTTTTAGATAGTCGTTTGTGGCATTTAACAGATATACAGCACCATTTTCAAGAAGATGATCAGGGGTGCAAATATCTGATTGGCCTGACATTTAAAATTAAAGCTGGCATCTGGGCGCAACATTTCTTAAATAAACAAGGCTGTAAAGAACGCAGTCGATTCTATCAATATGGTAGTCTTCCAAAAACGCTGTTAACTACAGTTATGAGTCTTTGGCAGCAACATGAAGGTGCTGTCAGACTGATGTTATGGTTATTATTTAAAACCAAAATGGGTAGAGAACAACGCATCACAGTTCCTACCTTATTACGTGTTGCTTATGGTGAGGAAAAAATTCACCTAGCCGCTAGACAAAGAGATGAACGTAAGCGCCTCTTGCGAACATTTGAAAATGATTTGGAAGTTCTCAATCATTATGGAGTCAAAGCAATTTTTGACCCAATTACTTACCCGCGAGAAATTCAACCTTTGTGGGCTAAATTAGTCGATATTCCCGAAGATCCACATGAAGCCTTGGAATTTTGGATTAATGATGGTAGTGGTCATACTCGACTTACAGATAGCGGACCTCGTGGTAAATGGAAGTTGCTGATGAATGCGCGGATTTCATCTTTTGAACTTCCTCCAGAATGGGAACAACAAAGTTCAGAAGCAGAGAAAAAAAAGCGGCGTGCCATTAGGAGTAAAAAAATCATCAAAAGCACAGATGATTTATTAGCAGAACAGGTTATACAAGCACGAAAAAGTATCGATCTTTCCCAAAGAGAACTAGCAAAACTCACTGGTAAAAGCCAAAGCTGGATTCGTGATGTGGAAAGTGGCCGTCTTAAACCCAAATTAGAAGACCAAATATTATTGAGAAAGGTCTTGAATATACTTTAA
- a CDS encoding ribbon-helix-helix domain-containing protein — protein MKAETIRTTLTIPKELLEATDKAVLEGKAKSRNDFVVQALKRELAAQKRAEIDTALAEMARDPDYQVEVLKMEAEFAPAQWEALQLGEIPR, from the coding sequence ATGAAGGCAGAAACCATTCGCACGACGCTAACTATCCCGAAAGAACTGCTGGAAGCTACAGATAAGGCAGTGCTGGAAGGGAAAGCCAAGAGTCGAAATGATTTTGTTGTCCAGGCTTTAAAGCGGGAGTTAGCAGCCCAAAAAAGAGCCGAAATTGATACTGCTTTGGCAGAAATGGCAAGGGATCCAGATTATCAAGTAGAAGTCTTAAAGATGGAGGCTGAATTTGCGCCAGCGCAATGGGAGGCGTTGCAGTTAGGGGAAATTCCAAGATGA
- a CDS encoding type II toxin-antitoxin system PemK/MazF family toxin, whose translation MKRGEVYDARLEMTEGSEQGGTRPVIIVSRDVINVSSPVVLAVPCTTYQDGKRVYPTQVLILAPDGGLKKDSIAMADQVRVLSKTRFLRLRGVLSEAVLTHLAQALLIALDLPG comes from the coding sequence ATGAAACGGGGTGAAGTGTATGATGCCCGTCTGGAGATGACTGAAGGTTCAGAACAGGGAGGAACTCGCCCCGTAATTATTGTCAGTCGTGACGTGATTAATGTATCTAGCCCGGTAGTTTTAGCAGTACCTTGTACCACTTATCAAGATGGGAAGCGAGTTTACCCCACTCAAGTCTTAATTTTAGCACCAGATGGAGGACTCAAGAAAGACTCGATCGCAATGGCAGATCAGGTGCGGGTATTGTCTAAAACCCGCTTTTTGCGTTTGAGAGGAGTGCTTTCTGAAGCTGTATTGACACATTTGGCGCAGGCTTTGTTGATTGCTTTGGATTTACCAGGGTGA